In candidate division KSB1 bacterium, the genomic window TGCAGATCGTTGAAAGGTTTGCGGGCGATTTCCAGGCGGGGCAGTGGCAGCGGTTCTCGTTTGAGCTGCTCTTTTAAGCCGTCAACGTGATTCACATAAATATGCGCATCCACCAGGGTGTGGGCAAACTCTCCCGGTCGCAAGCCAACTTCCTGGGCAATAGCCTGGGTGAGCAGGGCGTAGCAAGCCAGGTTGAACGGCACGCCGATGGCGATGTCGGCGCTGCGTTGAGTCAGGTGGCAATTGAGTCGGTCCCCTTGCACGTTGAGCATCCAAAAAGAATGGCAGGGTGGCAGTTTACTGATCGCGGCATTTGCCGGGTGCCAGGGGTTGATGACAATCCGCCGCGAGTTGGGATTGTTTTTGAGTTCGTCAATGGCCCAGCCGAGTTGATCGAAGGAGAGAGAACCGTCCGCTTCCTTGTGGACATGCGGGTGGGATTCATCCACGAAGACTTCCGCGCCAAGCGCCACGCCGTTTTGTGGCACCGGATAGCGCCGCCAGTAGCGGCCGTAGGCGGTTTCCAGATTGCCGTTTTCGTCGGCCCAGTCATCCCAGATTTTGGTGTGTTTCTGCAGCTCACGAATGTGATCTTCGCCGGAGAGATACCAGAAAACTTCGCGCAGCATGGAGTTGAAGTAAACTTTTTTTGTGGTTAAGAGCGGGTACCCTTCGGCCAGGTCGACTTTATAAAACTCGGCAAAAGTTGAAATGGTGTCGACA contains:
- the thyA gene encoding thymidylate synthase translates to MRQYLDLVDRVLTNGTHKSNRTGVDTISTFAEFYKVDLAEGYPLLTTKKVYFNSMLREVFWYLSGEDHIRELQKHTKIWDDWADENGNLETAYGRYWRRYPVPQNGVALGAEVFVDESHPHVHKEADGSLSFDQLGWAIDELKNNPNSRRIVINPWHPANAAISKLPPCHSFWMLNVQGDRLNCHLTQRSADIAIGVPFNLACYALLTQAIAQEVGLRPGEFAHTLVDAHIYVNHVDGLKEQLKREPLPLPRLEIARKPFNDLQFEDFELVGYQCHEPIKFEVAV